The Pollutimonas sp. M17 sequence CATCCCATCCGCATAAGGTTCGAATCCTTGCACTTTGTTGCTGGTGGCGAACGGCCACGGTTGATAGTAGAGATAAACGGCGGGTAGCTCATCCTGCAGTATGGCTTGCGCCGCGTCATAGATGGCCCGGCGCTGATCGACATCGGACACGGTTCGTGCCTTGTCCAGCAGCTCATCCACCTTCGGATTGCAATACTTGCCATCGTTCAGCGTTCCTTTGCAAGTGACGAACGCATAGATATTGCCGTCCGGGTCGATACGGCCCGACCACCCCCTCATGTCCAGCTGAAAGTCTCCCTGGGTGGCGGCAGTCTGCATGGTGGCATATTCGGTGGGCCGCAAGCTCAGTCTGAATCCCGCCTGGGACACCATCGCCTGAACCATTTGAGCTGTGGAGGACTCAAGGGTGTTGTTCCCGAACGTTAACTCAGCTTCTACAGTTTCTTGTCCCGCATCCTTCAACAGTGCCTTCGCCCTGGCGATGTCAGGCTCTTGTATGGGGAACCGCTCGCTATGATAAGGGCTTGCAGGAGGGAAAGGCTGTTGCGCCGGCGGGAAAATCCCTCCTCCGATGATTTCATTGATGGCGTTACGGTCTATTGCCAACTGAAAAGCCTGGCGCACGCGCTTGTCATTGAAAGGATTCGACGTGGCGCGTTCGCCGTTGCCCACATTGAATACAAACCGGCGGTATCCAAGACCGACTACAGGCTTGAACGACAAGGTCGCATCGTTTTTTACATACGTCACATCGGTGGGGTTCAAACGCTCCAGAATGTCAATTTCACCGGACCGCAGATTGGACAGACGCACGGTTGAGTCAGGCATGTTTATGTATTCGACTTGCTTGAACGCGAAATTGCTCGCATCGTAGTGTCCGTCGAATTTCTCAAGCACGATACGGTCGTTCTGTATGCGCTTGACGAACTTGTACGGCCCCGAGCATACCGGCTTGCGGCCTATGGCAGAGTCACTGTCTTTTGCGCCGAAGCTCGCCGGGGAGAGCATCATGCCGGCTCGGTCGGATAACTGGGAAAGCAAGGATGCGTCTGGCTTTTCCAGCGTAATGGTCAGTGTCATGTCATCCGGCGCATCGACCCGTGTCACTGATGCCAGTTCGCTCTTGCGCTGGCTGGCCGGCAGCGTAATCGCCCGCTCCAGGTTCGCTTTAGCTGCCTGGGCGTCGAATTTCGTGCCATCATGAAATACAACGCCATCGCGCAGTTTGAGTGTAAGTTTGGTATTGCCTTCGCTCCATGCCCACGTGGTGGCCAGCCCAGGGACAAAATTAAGCTTGGCGTCGATATCCATCAGTTTGTCGCATAACGACGTCAGGACAATACGGGCGACATAGGTACGGGACCGGTGCGGATCCAGCGTATCCGGGTCCTCCTGCATCCCGATCCGCAATACCTGTGCATGAGATGCCGCAGCGGTGCCAAGCAACAGGCCGCCGAGTATCAAGGTGAATCGTCTCACGGGTGTGTCTCCTCTGTTCTAGAGTTATTACATGTGGCACGCGACCGTTCATCTCAAGTTACTTGAAAGCAATCGAGTAAAAGAACGAATCATGAAACGGAGGTGCCAACCCAAGTATCCCGCTTACCTGGCAGGCCGAGAAGCATCGTCTCTCACATTACCCCTTGTTATGGCTGAACCGCTATTAATTAACTGGGGGTGTTCAGAAAACAACTGCCCTTGAGTATATGGCCCCAGAAAAGAGAGAGGGTGAGATGGTTTCAGCCTATTATGGTGCTGAAGAAATATATAAAAAAGTGATATTTTTGTATCGGATAGCATGAAAAAAAGTGATCTTTCCCGCGCACTCCGGCCTGCGCTATCGCCCCATCCTTAGGCGCTTATGTATTTAGCCTGCAAGGCGTTCTCGTCCCACCCCGGGTTCTGCGATACGATGCGAAGGAGCCCACCGCCATCGAGCCAAACACGATGAAGTCATTGAATGACTGGACACGGGTCTTCTCTTCGGGGCGATGGCATTCCAGCATCAGCGCGGATGCGCCAATGAAACCGAAATTCCAGCCGATGCCAATCGGGATCAGGGTAGGCTAGAATGCGCGACATCTATCCCGGTCAGATCCACGGCGGCGGACACGCCGATAAGCAGCAGCCCGGCGGCAGCGCCGCCAATGCCTTGTGCGCAACGGCCTGACGCCTTCGTGCCGGCTCCATTGGATCAAACAACGCTCTCCCCTTCCGCAATCAAACCGGCCCGCAACGTTTCCGCCGGCTGGCTCAATATTCTGTCGTTCGACCACACCAGCCCAAGTCCGATTTCGGGCGCGGCCAACAGATGGCGCGCGATCAATCCCTGACGCTGCGCATAACGAGCGCCCAGGGTCTCCACGATGGCTATCCCCAGTCCCTGCGCCGCCAACGCGCAGGCGGCCGACGACTGGCCGACTTCCATGATGGGTTGATAAGGAAGCCGGGCCGCTTCCACGGCCTGGCGGGTAACGCGGCCGGCAGGCAGCGTGGTCGCCAGGACGATGGGACCGGCATGGGCCACGTCCTTCAGGCTCAACTCGGGCTTGTCGGCCCAGGCGTGCGTGGGGCTCATGACGGCGTACAAGCTCATGGGCGCCAGGGCGCGGCTGGCGACCCTGTCCTTCTCGACCAGGGTCCCCACGATGATGCCCAGGTCGATGCGCTGGTCGACCGCCATCTCGATGATCTCGATCGCGGTGCCGGCCCGTACCGTCACGGCGATGCCGGGGTGCTCGCGGCGCACCACGGCGAGCGCCGGAGGCAATATGCTGGACGCCGCAATGGCAACCGCGCCGATCACCAGCCGGCTCATGGAGCCCTGCCGGATGTCGCCCGCAAGTTTGTCGACGGCTTCCATTCCCGCCAGGGCGTTCAAGGCATCGGGAATCAGCGCGCGGCCCTGGCTGGTCAGTTGAAGGCGGCGGTTCTGGCGGCTGAACAGCGCAAAGCCCAGGCGCGTTTCCATCGTGCGCAGCAATGCGCTTGCGGCGGGCTGCGTCATGTGTATGGATGCCGCGGCGGCCGTCACGGTTCCGCATTGGTACATCGCGCGCAGCAAGGTCAGTTCACGTCGGCTCAGCATATGGTTTTTATTATGAAATTATTCAATCTATCTATTGGACCATATACATTCCCAGCTGGACAATGCAAGGATGAATCACGACATCATCCGCTCGGTGGACTGCATTCCAATGCGCCTGCCTTTTCACCATTGGACCGACCCGCCGCTGTTCGCGGGGCGCCCGCGCACGACGCTGGACAGCGCTCTGGTTCGCGTGGAAACCCAGGACGGCCTGGTGGCCTGGGGCGAGTCCTATTGCGTCGAGCCCCGCGCACTGAAGGCCATATTCGACACGCTGGTCGCGCCGCTGGCCGTAGGCAAGCCCGCGTCGGACCCGGCGCTGCTGCCGGCCATGCAGAGGACGCTGCACAATCTGGGCCGCTCCGGGCCGGTGGTGCATGCCCTGGCCGGTCTGGACATTGCCCTGTGGGATTTGCGCGCCAAGCATGCGGGCGTTCCGCTTTACGAACTGCTGGGCGGCAAGCGCCGGGATCGGGTGCGCGCGTATGCGTCGCTGTTGCAGTACTACGAAGACGCCCGGCTGCTGGACACGGTGACGACTCAAGCCTTGCAACAAGGCTATACGGAAATCAAGCTGCATGAGCGCAGCAGCGCGGCGCTTTCGGCGGCCCGCCGGGCGGTGGGTGCACGGGTTCCCATCATGGTGGACACGAATTGCGCCTGGCTGCCCGATGAAGCGCCAGAAGCGATCGCCGCCATGCGCGAGCACGATCCCTTCTGGATCGAAGAGCCCCTGTGGCCGCCGGAGGATTCCGGAGCGCTGGCGCGATTGCAGCAATCATGCGGCCTGCCATTGGCCGTGGGCGAGAACGCCGGCAGTGCGCATGCCTTGATGGAATTGGTGGACCGGGAATCCGTACGCTACGTGCAGCCCAGCGTCATCAAGCTGGGGCTGACGGCCGCCCTGGGCATTGCGCGCCGATGCAAGGACACTTCCGTCACCTGCGCGCCTCAGGTGGCGTTCTTCGGTCCGGGCTACTTGGCCAGCCTGCATCTGATCGCCGCACAGCGGCAGGAAGTATCGCTGGAGCGGCTATACGTGCATCTTGCACACACGCCTTATCGGCACACCGTGCCGATAGAGCAAGGATGGGTGCGCGTTCCCGAAACACCGGGGCTGGGCGCCGATCCCGAAGTGGAACTGGCCGAAGGCCGCTATGCAAACTGATACCGACAAACATCCTGAAAGATGAAGGAGACAATAATGAATACTGGACGCCGCTCGTTTGTACTGGGTACTGGCGCGCTGATGGTGGGCGCGGCCGCCGGCCCCTGGACCAGAACCGCACATGCCGCGGGCTACCCCGACAAGCCGGTGCACGTGATTATTCCCTATCCACCGGGCGCGGCGACCGACAACTTGGGGCGCATGGCGGCCGACGTATGGTCCAAAGAGCTCAAGCAGTCGTTCGTCGTCGAGAACAAGGGCGGCGGAGGCACGATGATAGGCACGCGAGCCCTGGCAACATCGGCGCCCGACGGCTATACATTGGGCATGGTGGATTCGGCCTTTGTCATCAATCCCGGCCTGCGCGGCGCGGAAGTCCCCTACGACACCCTGAAGGACTTCAAGCCCATTGCGCAGATCGCCACCGCGCCCTTCGTCATGGTGGTCCACCCGTCCGTGCAGGCCAAGGACCTGAAGTCATTCATCGAGCTGGCCAAGGCCAGCCCCGGCATGCTGTCCTATGGCTCGGCGGGCGTAGGCAGCGGCCCTCACCTGGCGGGCGAACAATTGCGCCAGAGCGCCGGCATCGACATCCAGCATATCCCCTACCGCGGCGGCGGCACGGTCATCACCGACCTTCTGGGTGGGCAGGTGCAGTTCGCCTTCGCCACGGTTCCCACCCTGGCCGGGCACATCAAGGCCGGGCGACTGCGCGCCATTGCCGTCACGACCAGCCAGCGCGTGGACCTTCTACCTGGCGTTCCGACCTTTGCCGAACTGGGCCTGCCGGATGTCGACCTGACACCGCTGTTCGGGCTGATTGCGCCGGCCGGCGTCCCGGACGACATCATCCAAACGCTGTCCGGCATCATCGCAACATCGGTGCGATCGGGCGAGATGCACCAGAAACTGAGCAAGATGGGCTTTATCCCGGTGGGCAGCACACCCGCCGAGTTCCAGCGCCGCATTCAGGACGAGGTCCAAAAATGGACCCAGGTGATCAAGCGCGGCGGGGTGGTTGCCCAGTAGGCGGGGCGCATGCCGCCGCGCTTGTTGATTGTCGGGGGAGCCGGAGATTACTCCTGCTTCAAGTTGACCTTCTCGACCAATTGCCGATTGGACGCCAGCTCTTCCCGTATATCCTGGGCAAACTGCTGCGGCGTGCCGGTGGCGGGGATATTGTTGCTGTCCACCAGCAGTTTCTGGATTTCAGGCGTGGCGACGACCTGGTTGAGCTCTGTATTCAGCTTTGCAACGATGTCGGCCGGCGTGCCGCCCGGCGCGAAGAAACCGAACACCGACATCTTGTTGGCGTCGGCATAGCCCAGTTCGCTGAAGGTGGGCACCTTGGGCAGGGTATCGATGCGTGCCGGCGCCGCAATCGCCAGCGGGACGAAAGTGCCGTCGGCGATATGGGAGGTCAAGGCGGGGCTCATGTTGGTGGAGATCAGTTCAAATTGCCCGCCCAGCGCGTCGGTCAATTGCTGGCCCGCCCCCTTGTAGGGAACGTGGGTGACTTCCATTTTTCCGGCCTGCTGCATCTGCTCCAGCATCAAGTGCCCCAGCGAACCCTGCCCGGATGTCGCCCAGCGCAAGGATCCGGGCGCCGCCTTCGACAGCGAAATCAGGTCGGCCACGCTCTTGCCCTTGAAGGCCTTGGTGCCCAACAGCACCACCGGAGAGACCATGACGCTGCCGATTGGGGCGATATCGTTTTCCGGATCGTAGGGCGTTTTCCGGATGGCCGGGGACAAGACCAGGGGGCTGACGGACGAGAACCCGATGGTGTAGCCGTCGGCTGCCGCCCTTGCCACTTCGTTCATCCCTATCGTGCCGCCCGCCCCGCCCTTGTTCTCGACGACAAACGAGACGCCCAGGCGCTCGCCCAGCTTTTCCGAGATGGCGCGCGTGACGGCATCGCTGACGCCGCCCGGAGGGTAGGCCACGATGACGCGCACGGATTTTTCAGGCCAGCCGGCCGCGACGGCCGCCGTGGATGCGGCGGCCAGCATGGCGGCCGACAGCGCAAGATGGAATATTCTGGAATACATGGATATCGTCCTTGAAGAATGGTGGATGCGGCAAGGACGAAAATTGTACTCGGCTGCGCCACGTGCAACGCGATACGCGTTAATGTGTGTTTGGGCTGGCGTAGTGGTCGCAACGCACATTGACCAGAAAGAACTACGCCGTGGCCGAACCGTCGGCCACGGCGTCTTGCGCATTCCCCTTCACACTGCCCCAGGCAGGCCGATCCCCGGATACACCTTGATGACCGCCGAATCGTCTTCTTTTCCATGCCCGGCCGCCGACGCCATCAT is a genomic window containing:
- a CDS encoding mandelate racemase/muconate lactonizing enzyme family protein, with translation MNHDIIRSVDCIPMRLPFHHWTDPPLFAGRPRTTLDSALVRVETQDGLVAWGESYCVEPRALKAIFDTLVAPLAVGKPASDPALLPAMQRTLHNLGRSGPVVHALAGLDIALWDLRAKHAGVPLYELLGGKRRDRVRAYASLLQYYEDARLLDTVTTQALQQGYTEIKLHERSSAALSAARRAVGARVPIMVDTNCAWLPDEAPEAIAAMREHDPFWIEEPLWPPEDSGALARLQQSCGLPLAVGENAGSAHALMELVDRESVRYVQPSVIKLGLTAALGIARRCKDTSVTCAPQVAFFGPGYLASLHLIAAQRQEVSLERLYVHLAHTPYRHTVPIEQGWVRVPETPGLGADPEVELAEGRYAN
- a CDS encoding ABC transporter substrate-binding protein produces the protein MRRFTLILGGLLLGTAAASHAQVLRIGMQEDPDTLDPHRSRTYVARIVLTSLCDKLMDIDAKLNFVPGLATTWAWSEGNTKLTLKLRDGVVFHDGTKFDAQAAKANLERAITLPASQRKSELASVTRVDAPDDMTLTITLEKPDASLLSQLSDRAGMMLSPASFGAKDSDSAIGRKPVCSGPYKFVKRIQNDRIVLEKFDGHYDASNFAFKQVEYINMPDSTVRLSNLRSGEIDILERLNPTDVTYVKNDATLSFKPVVGLGYRRFVFNVGNGERATSNPFNDKRVRQAFQLAIDRNAINEIIGGGIFPPAQQPFPPASPYHSERFPIQEPDIARAKALLKDAGQETVEAELTFGNNTLESSTAQMVQAMVSQAGFRLSLRPTEYATMQTAATQGDFQLDMRGWSGRIDPDGNIYAFVTCKGTLNDGKYCNPKVDELLDKARTVSDVDQRRAIYDAAQAILQDELPAVYLYYQPWPFATSNKVQGFEPYADGMIRLKGVSFK
- a CDS encoding Bug family tripartite tricarboxylate transporter substrate binding protein produces the protein MYSRIFHLALSAAMLAAASTAAVAAGWPEKSVRVIVAYPPGGVSDAVTRAISEKLGERLGVSFVVENKGGAGGTIGMNEVARAAADGYTIGFSSVSPLVLSPAIRKTPYDPENDIAPIGSVMVSPVVLLGTKAFKGKSVADLISLSKAAPGSLRWATSGQGSLGHLMLEQMQQAGKMEVTHVPYKGAGQQLTDALGGQFELISTNMSPALTSHIADGTFVPLAIAAPARIDTLPKVPTFSELGYADANKMSVFGFFAPGGTPADIVAKLNTELNQVVATPEIQKLLVDSNNIPATGTPQQFAQDIREELASNRQLVEKVNLKQE
- a CDS encoding Bug family tripartite tricarboxylate transporter substrate binding protein — encoded protein: MNTGRRSFVLGTGALMVGAAAGPWTRTAHAAGYPDKPVHVIIPYPPGAATDNLGRMAADVWSKELKQSFVVENKGGGGTMIGTRALATSAPDGYTLGMVDSAFVINPGLRGAEVPYDTLKDFKPIAQIATAPFVMVVHPSVQAKDLKSFIELAKASPGMLSYGSAGVGSGPHLAGEQLRQSAGIDIQHIPYRGGGTVITDLLGGQVQFAFATVPTLAGHIKAGRLRAIAVTTSQRVDLLPGVPTFAELGLPDVDLTPLFGLIAPAGVPDDIIQTLSGIIATSVRSGEMHQKLSKMGFIPVGSTPAEFQRRIQDEVQKWTQVIKRGGVVAQ
- a CDS encoding LysR family transcriptional regulator — translated: MLSRRELTLLRAMYQCGTVTAAAASIHMTQPAASALLRTMETRLGFALFSRQNRRLQLTSQGRALIPDALNALAGMEAVDKLAGDIRQGSMSRLVIGAVAIAASSILPPALAVVRREHPGIAVTVRAGTAIEIIEMAVDQRIDLGIIVGTLVEKDRVASRALAPMSLYAVMSPTHAWADKPELSLKDVAHAGPIVLATTLPAGRVTRQAVEAARLPYQPIMEVGQSSAACALAAQGLGIAIVETLGARYAQRQGLIARHLLAAPEIGLGLVWSNDRILSQPAETLRAGLIAEGESVV